The proteins below are encoded in one region of Mya arenaria isolate MELC-2E11 chromosome 15, ASM2691426v1:
- the LOC128220329 gene encoding uncharacterized protein LOC128220329 gives MSVCSRINTLAWLEHNRQIVSIYKGVFKYIACMLCSLLLLKMKKVAIFGDSHVWRLDAFCNEDLKVPMEVRFFGAGGMKASKPKPGLLKQVKMYGADLVVVSLGGNDITTTSVPKDIVAAVLHIAQDFLDSGVSTILVLEIGERGAFRDGLGYRSFASQRARINQLLGKRELVEVLRLPHIRFPAESMRDKVHLNEKGLKKLFL, from the exons ATGAGTGTTTGTAGCAGAATTAACACCTTGGCATGGCTTGAGCACAATCGTCAGATTGTCAGTATATATAAAGGTGtgttcaaatatattgcatgtatgttgtgttcactcttgttattaaaaatgaagaaagttGCAATTTTCGGGGACAGTCACGTCTGGCGACTAGACGCATTCTGCAATGAGGACCTCAAG gTGCCTATGGAGGTGCGTTTCTTTGGTGCGGGCGGGATGAAAGCTTCCAAACCCAAACCAGGACTTTTGAAACAGGTGAAGATGTACGGGGCGGACTTGGTGGTAGTGAGTTTGGGCGGCAATGATATCACAACTACATCCGTACCGAAGGACATAGTGGCGGCCGTACTTCACATTGCCCAGGACTTCCTTGACAGTGGTGTATCTACCATCCTGGTGTTGGAGATTGGGGAGCGTGGAGCATTCCGGGACGGGTTGGGGTACAGGTCTTTTGCAAGCCAGCGCGCACGAATTAACCAGTTGCTGGGGAAGAGAGAGCTCGTTGAAGTTTTGCGGCTTCCCCACATACGTTTTCCAGCCGAGTCCATGCGAGAcaaagtacatttaaatgagaAGGGACtgaaaaagttgtttttatag